One window from the genome of Aptenodytes patagonicus chromosome 4, bAptPat1.pri.cur, whole genome shotgun sequence encodes:
- the SLC10A7 gene encoding sodium/bile acid cotransporter 7 isoform X5 — MGLLERLRKEWFILGIVLVIAVARLEPAVGVKGGPLKPEITITYIAVSAIFFNSGLSLKTELTDSRLHATSCVFCSDFNQSCWWE; from the exons ATGGGGCTGCTGGAGCGCCTGCGGAAGGAGTGGTTCATCCTCGGGATCGTGCTGGTCATCGCGGTGGCGCGGCTGGAGCCCGCCGTCGGCGTCAAAGGGG GACCTTTGAAACCAGAAATTACCATAACTTACATTGCTGTTTCAGCTATATTCTTTAACAGTGGACTCTCCTTAAAAACTGAG cttaCAGACAGTAGGCTGCATGCCACCTCCTGTGTCTTCTGCAGTGATTTTAACCAAAGCTGTTGGTGGGAATGA